A DNA window from Hevea brasiliensis isolate MT/VB/25A 57/8 chromosome 2, ASM3005281v1, whole genome shotgun sequence contains the following coding sequences:
- the LOC110644607 gene encoding ribosome-recycling factor, chloroplastic isoform X1 yields MATPFSSTTPLRSIFQSKPSPPKTLLSLPVSSYRAQRNDNNSSHIASVSLWSSASNYAAATKLYANPITVKQLLQKRRGVIRCATIEEIEAEKSSIEKDAKARMEKTIETVRTNFNSVRTGRANPAILDKIEVEYYGSPVSLKSIAQISTPEASSLLVQPYDKSSLKAIEKAIVSSDLGLAPNNDGEVIRLSLPQLTSERRKELSKMVAKQAEEGKVALRNIRRDALKAYEKLEKEKKLSEDNVKDLSSDLQIDAFGKHSNSSIAERHAAFWYRWKHHDGVLIM; encoded by the exons ATGGCCACTCCCTTCTCTTCAACGACACCGCTCAGGTCCATCTTCCAATCCAAGCCTAGCCCTCCCAAAACCCTCCTTTCTCTTCCAG TTTCATCTTATAGAGCACAGCGCAATGATAACAACAGTTCCCACATTGCCAGTGTGAGTTTGTGGAGCTCTGCTTCTAACTACGCCGCTGCCACCAAACTTTACGCCAACCCCATTACTGTAAAGCAGTTGTTGCAGAAGAG AAGAGGAGTAATAAGGTGCGCGACCATTGAAGAAATCGAAGCAGAGAAGTCCTCCATTGAGAAGGATGCT AAAGCAAGGATGGAAAAGACCATTGAAACAGTTCGAACCAATTTTAATTCTGTGAGGACAGGCAGGGCAAACCCAGCAATACTAGATAAGATTGAG GTGGAGTATTATGGAAGTCCAGTCAGCTTGAAGAGCATAGCTCAAATCAGTACTCCTGAAGCAAGTTCTCTTTTGGTCCAGCCATATGACAAATCCAG CCTAAAGGCTATAGAGAAGGCCATTGTCAGCTCTGATCTTGGTTTGGCTCCAAATAATGACGGAGAAGTGATACGGTTGTCCCTTCCTCAATTGACATCAGAAAGAAGGAAG GAATTGTCAAAAATGGTCGCCAAACAGGCTGAAGAAGGAAAG GTGgcattgaggaatattagaagaGATGCATTGAAAGCCTATGAGAAACTGGAGAAG gaAAAGAAGCTCTCAGAGGATAATGTGAAGGACTTGTCCAGTGACTTGCAG ATAGATGCATTTGGGAAACACTCAAATAGTTCAATAGCAGAGCGGCATGCTGCATTTTGGTATCGCTGGAAGCACCATGATGGTGTTTTGATTATGTGA
- the LOC110644587 gene encoding fatty-acid-binding protein 1, with the protein MVSLRFPFLFSQPKRPNDISHATTSRSFSATTVVACAFAAGAAAFSGIAVAQKTTNPKHSFLQNAMDLLLPNHSSLPWGSLSLADTSLTVVESKNGVSFPSVVFQSRRLLGMGLRRKSILGLKNIDVYAFGVYADDNEVKKVLGEKYGKLSISELKENKEFKGDLMGGDIGMTVRLQIVYGKLSIRSVRSAFEESVGSRLQKFGGPDNKELLQRFTSQFKDEYKIPRGSVIELSKDQGHVLRTRIDGKEVGSIQSKLLCRSILDLYMGEDPFDRQAKEEIESKLASFLQK; encoded by the exons ATGGTTTCACTTCGTTTCCCATTCTTGTTTTCTCAGCCCAAACGCCCCAACGATATTTCCCATGCCACCACATCCCGCTCTTTCTCCGCCACTACCGTCGTGGCTTGCGCCTTTGCCGCCGGAGCCGCTGCGTTTTCCGGCATAGCTGTCGCTCAGAAAACCACTAACCCGAAACACTCATTTCTCCAAAACGCGATGGATTTGCTACTACCCAATCATTCTTCACTCCCCTGGGGATCACTCTCTCTGGCTGACACTTCACTTACTGTTGTGGAATCGAAGAACGGTGTATCATTTCCCTCTGTTGTTTTTCAATCGCGGAGACTTTTGGGAATGGGGTTGAGGAGAAAGAGTATTTTGGGATTGAAGAACATTGATGTCTATGCATTTG GTGTTTATGCTGATGATAATGAAGTGAAAAAAGTCCTGGGTGAGAAATATGGAAAGCTATCAATTTCTGAACTTAAGGAAAACAAAGAGTTCAAAGGGGATCTCATGGGAGGTGATATTGGCATGACCGTTCGACTTCAGATAGTCTATGGTAAACTAAGCATTCGCTCTGTTCGAAGTGCTTTTGAAGAATCTGTTGGAAGCAGACTGCAAAAGTTCGGGGGGCCAGATAACAAGGAATTGCTTCAGAG GTTCACTTCTCAATTTAAGGATGAATATAAAATACCGAGGGGTTCTGTGATAGAGCTCTCAAAGGATCAAGGCCATGTGCTTCGAACAAGAA TTGATGGGAAAGAGGTGGGAAGTATCCAAAGCAAACTCCTTTGTCGATCAATTTTAGATCTGTATATGGGTGAGGACCCATTTGATAGACAGGCCAAAGAAGAAATTGAGAGCAAATTGGCATCTTTCCTTCAAAAGTGA
- the LOC110664957 gene encoding ent-copalyl diphosphate synthase 1-like: MSTSQSFHLFSTVPATSRSSSFPIRPRPLLFSGVWLHGAKDKRGNVDIRPRCSAISKPRTQEYPDAFQKNGARVIRWHEIVEDDIEEQVPKVSLANEIIKRIQSIKSMLDSMEDGEISISAYDTAWVALVEDVNGSGAPQFPSSLQWISNNQLPDGSWGDADIFTAHDRIINTLACVIALKSWNIHPDKCEKGMKYLKENLCKLEDENIEHMPIGFEVAFPSLLEVARKLDIEVPEDSPVLQEIYASRNLKLKKIPKDIMHKVPTTLLHSLEGMPGLEWEKLLKLQCEDGSFLFSPSSTAFALMQTKDENCLKYLNNIVQRFKGGVPNVYPVDLFEHIWAVDRLQRLGISRYFEEELKECVNYVARYWREDGICWARNSEVHDIDDTAMGFRVLRLYGHEVSADVFKHFKKGDTFFCFTGQSTQAVTGMFNLYRASQVLFPGEKILEEAKEFSSSFLKEKQAANEVLDKWIITKDLPGEVEYSLDVPWYANLPRVEARFYLEQYGGEDDVWIGKTLYRMPYVNNNEYLQLARLDYNSCQAFHRIEWDNFQKWYEECNLGDFGISKRELLLSYFLAAASIFEPERSKERLAWAKTTILLKTIDSYFDENNNSIEQRRAFVQEFKNGVGAGGPVNGRTMETKTRQELVRIVLGTLNDVSLDALVAYGRDISHSLRHAWEKWLLKWEEEGDRHQGEAELIVKAINLAAGRWISEELLSYHSQYEKLFQLTNRICYQLGNYKKNKVHDNKRSTTFEIEAELQELVQLVLQNSSDGMESNIKETFFTVAKSFYYIAICDPGTINYHISKVLFERVY, from the exons ATGTCTACTTCTCAATCTTTCCACCTCTTCTCCACCGTTCCCGCCACCTCACGATCTTCTTCCTTTCCCATCCGCCCCCGTCCCCTGCTTTTCTCAG GTGTTTGGTTGCACGGGGCTAAAGACAAACGAGGTAACGTCGACATTCGCCCAAGATGCAGTGCTATATCCAAGCCTCGCACTCAAG AATACCCAGATGCCTTTCAAAAAAATGGAGCTCGAGTCATAAGGTGGCATGAGATCGTGGAGGATGACATAGAAGAGCAAGTTCCTAAG GTTTCTTTAGCAAATGAGATCATCAAACGTATTCAATCCATTAAATCCATGTTGGATTCCATGGAGGATGGAGAGATAAGCATTTCAGCTTATGACACCGCATGGGTTGCACTTGTTGAAGATGTTAATGGAAGTGGTGCTCCTCAATTCCCATCTAGCCTTCAATGGATATCCAATAATCAGCTCCCAGATGGATCATGGGGCGATGCTGATATTTTTACAGCGCATGACAGGATAATCAATACACTAGCTTGTGTTATTGCGTTGAAATCATGGAATATACATCCAGACAAGTGTGAGAAAG GAATGAAATATTTGAAagagaacttgtgcaagcttgaaGATGAGAATATTGAGCACATGCCGATCGGTTTTGAAGTTGCTTTCCCTTCGCTTCTAGAGGTAGCACGGAAATTAGACATTGAAGTTCCCGAGGATTCTCCCGTCCTGCAAGAGATCTATGCCAGCAGAAATCTGAAGCTCAAAAa GATACCAAAGGACATAATGCACAAAGTGCCCACCACACTACTCCATAGCTTGGAAGGAATGCCAGGTCTAGAGTGGGAAAAGCTTCTCAAATTGCAGTGCGAAGATGGGTCATTCTTGTTCTCTCCATCCTCCACTGCCTTCGCACTCATGCAAACTAAAGATGAAAATTGCTTGAAATATCTAAACAATATAGTCCAACGATTTAAAGGGGGAG TACCAAACGTGTACCCGGTTGACCTATTCGAGCACATCTGGGCTGTGGATCGCTTGCAACGCCTTGGAATTTCAAGATACTTCGAGGAAGAGCTTAAAGAATGTGTTAACTACGTTGCCAG ATATTGGAGAGAAGATGGCATCTGCTGGGCAAGAAACTCCGAGGTTCATGATATTGATGACACAGCTATGGGATTCAGAGTGCTTAGATTATACGGCCATGAAGTTTCTGCTG ATGTGTTCAAGCATTTTAAGAAAGGTGATACTTTCTTCTGCTTCACCGGGCAGTCAACGCAAGCCGTCACCGGAATGTTCAACCTGTATAGAGCTTCTCAGGTGCTGTTTCCAGGGGAGAAAATCCTTGAGGAAGCCAAGGAATTTTCGTCTAGTTTCCTAAAAGAAAAGCAAGCTGCTAATGAAGTCCTCGATAAATGGATTATAACCAAGGACTTACCAGGAGAG GTTGAGTATTCATTGGATGTTCCGTGGTACGCGAATTTGCCTCGAGTGGAGGCGAGGTTCTACTTAGAACAGTACGGTGGCGAAGATGATGTATGGATTGGCAAGACTCTTTACAG GATGCCATATGTGAACAACAATGAGTACCTCCAGCTCGCAAGGCTTGACTACAACAGTTGCCAAGCCTTTCATCGTATAGAATGGGACAACTTTCAAAA GTGGTATGAAGAATGTAATTTGGGAGACTTTGGTATAAGCAAAAGAGAGCTTCTGCTCTCCTATTTCCTGGCAGCAGCCAGCATATTTGAGCCAGAAAGGTCGAAAGAAAGGCTTGCATGGGCTAAGACCACAATATTGCTCAAGACCATCGACTCTTATTTCGATGAGAACAACAATTCCATTGAGCAGAGGAGAGCTTTTGTGCAAGAATTTAAGAACGGGGTTGGTGCAGGAGGACCTGTAAATGGAAG GACAATGGAAACAAAGACAAGGCAGGAACTTGTCAGGATAGTGCTTGGAACCCTAAATGATGTCTCTTTGGACGCACTGGTGGCTTATGGAAGAGACATTAGCCACAGTCTACGTCATGCT tgGGAAAAATGGCTCCTGAAGTGGGAAGAGGAAGGAGACAGGCACCAAGGAGAAGCGGAATTGATAGTGAAAGCAATAAATCTAGCAGCAGGAAGATGGATCTCTGAGGAGCTATTGAGCTATCATTCTCAATATGAAAAACTCTTTCAACTCACAAATAGAATATGCTACCAACTTGGCAATTACAAGAAGAACAAG GTACATGACAACAAGAGAAGCACAACCTTTGAAATAGAGGCAGAACTCCAAGAGCTGGTGCAGTTAGTGCTCCAAAACTCTTCAGATGGAATGGAATCCAATATCAAGGAAACATTTTTTACAGTGGCCAAGAGTTTTTACTACATTGCCATCTGTGATCCTGGGACTATCAACTATCAcatttctaaagtgctctttgaAAGAGTGTACTAA
- the LOC110644607 gene encoding ribosome-recycling factor, chloroplastic isoform X2, which yields MATPFSSTTPLRSIFQSKPSPPKTLLSLPVSSYRAQRNDNNSSHIASVSLWSSASNYAAATKLYANPITVKQLLQKRRGVIRCATIEEIEAEKSSIEKDAKARMEKTIETVRTNFNSVRTGRANPAILDKIEVEYYGSPVSLKSIAQISTPEASSLLVQPYDKSSLKAIEKAIVSSDLGLAPNNDGEVIRLSLPQLTSERRKELSKMVAKQAEEGKVALRNIRRDALKAYEKLEKEKKLSEDNVKDLSSDLQKLTDEHMKKIDGIFKQKEKELLKV from the exons ATGGCCACTCCCTTCTCTTCAACGACACCGCTCAGGTCCATCTTCCAATCCAAGCCTAGCCCTCCCAAAACCCTCCTTTCTCTTCCAG TTTCATCTTATAGAGCACAGCGCAATGATAACAACAGTTCCCACATTGCCAGTGTGAGTTTGTGGAGCTCTGCTTCTAACTACGCCGCTGCCACCAAACTTTACGCCAACCCCATTACTGTAAAGCAGTTGTTGCAGAAGAG AAGAGGAGTAATAAGGTGCGCGACCATTGAAGAAATCGAAGCAGAGAAGTCCTCCATTGAGAAGGATGCT AAAGCAAGGATGGAAAAGACCATTGAAACAGTTCGAACCAATTTTAATTCTGTGAGGACAGGCAGGGCAAACCCAGCAATACTAGATAAGATTGAG GTGGAGTATTATGGAAGTCCAGTCAGCTTGAAGAGCATAGCTCAAATCAGTACTCCTGAAGCAAGTTCTCTTTTGGTCCAGCCATATGACAAATCCAG CCTAAAGGCTATAGAGAAGGCCATTGTCAGCTCTGATCTTGGTTTGGCTCCAAATAATGACGGAGAAGTGATACGGTTGTCCCTTCCTCAATTGACATCAGAAAGAAGGAAG GAATTGTCAAAAATGGTCGCCAAACAGGCTGAAGAAGGAAAG GTGgcattgaggaatattagaagaGATGCATTGAAAGCCTATGAGAAACTGGAGAAG gaAAAGAAGCTCTCAGAGGATAATGTGAAGGACTTGTCCAGTGACTTGCAG AAGCTAACAGATGAGCATATGAAGAAGATTGACGGCATCTTCAAACAAAAGGAAAAG GAATTGCTGAAGGTATGA